In a single window of the Papaver somniferum cultivar HN1 chromosome 8, ASM357369v1, whole genome shotgun sequence genome:
- the LOC113302111 gene encoding probable dolichyl pyrophosphate Glc1Man9GlcNAc2 alpha-1,3-glucosyltransferase, which translates to MEEFAWLAGIATCVKLLLIPSYRSTDFEVHRNWLAITSSLPLSNWYSDETSPWTLDYPPLFAYFEKLLSIFAHLVDPKIVDLQKGLNYESDSVIYFQRISVIVSDLCLFYGVYRLSKTLDIKKRKILWILLIWSPSLIIVDHIHFQYNGFLLGILLISLSFLEEGKDLIGDFFFAVLLCFKHLFAVAAPVYFVYLLRRYCKGGFAKSIGRFVMMGIAVGMVFAVAFGPFLYTGQIQQVLHRMFPFGRGLCHAYWAPNFWVFYIILDKGLTFLLAKLGFNIQTPAASFTGGLVGDSSPFAVLPQVTPLATMLLVVLALSPCLFKAWKDPQPRMITRWVAYAYTCGFLFGWHVHEKASLHFMIPLAIVAIQSVEDAKHYFLLSVVSCYSLFPLLFEAKEYPIKVLLLLLHSLLLISVLTSQFGKSSSKAVGEPLHRGKSDGKTSKGRKPSSHEMNSGAGFVVGWVSMIYLLGLLAIEVWGQFLQPYLLGSERLPFLPLMLMSIYCGIGMVYSWLWQLKWIIKC; encoded by the exons ATGGAAGAATTTGCTTGGTTAGCGGGAATTGCAACCTGCGTTAAACTCCTTCTAATTCCTTCCTATAGAAGTACAGATTTTGAAGTTCATCGCAACTGGTTAGCTATAACATCATCACTTCCTCTTTCTAATTGGTACTCAGATGAAACTAGTCCATGGACACTTGATTACCCACCATTATTCGCATACTTTGAGAAATTGCTATCTATCTTCGCCCATCTAGTTGATCCAAAAATAGTTGATCTTCAAAAGGGTTTAAATTATGAGTCTGATTCAGTCATTTATTTTCAGAGAATTAGTGTGATTGTATCTGATCTGTGTTTGTTTTATGGAGTTTATAGGTTAAGTAAAACCTTagatattaagaagagaaagaTTCTTTGGATTCTGCTTATTTGGTCTCCTTCACTTATTATTGTGGATCATATACATTTTCAGTATAATGGGTTTCTTTTAGGGATTCTTTTGATATCTCTTTCGTTTTTGGAAGAAGGAAAAGATTTGATCggggattttttttttgccgTATTGTTATGTTTTAAGCATTTGTTTGCTGTGGCTGCTCCAGTATACTTTGTATATCTACTGAGACGTTATTGTAAAGGAGGATTTGCTAAGTCTATTGGAAGGTTTGTAATGATGGGAATTGCAGTTGGTATGGTCTTTGCTGTTGCATTCGGACCGTTTTTGTATACTGGTCAG ATACAACAAGTCCTACATCGCATGTTTCCTTTCGGCAGGGGACTTTGCCATGCATACTGGGCTCCTAATTTCTGGGTATTTTACATAATTTTAGACAAAGGACTTACTTTCTTGCTCGCAAAATTGGGGTTTAACATCCAGACACCCGCAGCTTCTTTCACTGGTGGTCTAGTGGGAGACTCATCACCGTTTGCGGTGCTTCCTCAG GTTACCCCTTTAgcaacaatgttgttggttgtACTTGCACTATCTCCATGTTTGTTTAAAGCATGGAAAGATCCTCAGCCACGGATGATCACAAGATGGGTAGCCTATGCATATACCTGTGGTTTTCTCTTTGGGTGGCATGTCCATGAGAAGGCATCCCTTCATTTCATGATTCCCCTTGCCATTGTTGCAATCCAGAGTGTAGAGGATGCAAAACATTATTTCTTACTCTCAGTAG TGTCATGCTATTCGTTGTTCCCTCTTCTATTTGAAGCCAAAGAATATCCAATAAAAGTGTTGTTACTTCTTTTACACTCCCTTCTCCTGATATCAGTCCTCACCTCCCAATTTGGCAAAAGCTCATCTAAAGCAGTGGGGGAACCCTTACATAGAGGGAAAAGTGATGGGAAAACATCAAAAGGACGAAAGCCTTCTAGTCATGAAATGAACAGTGGTGCTGGTTTTGTTGTTGGATGGGTCAGTATGATTTATTTgttgggtctgttggctatagaGGTATGGGGTCAGTTTTTGCAACCTTACCTTCTAGGAAGTGAAAGACTTCCCTTTTTACCTCTGATGTTGATGTCGATATATTGTGGAATTGGAATGGTGTATTCCTGGCTATGGCAACTGAAATGGATCATCAAATGTTAA